Proteins from one Azospirillum ramasamyi genomic window:
- a CDS encoding quinoprotein dehydrogenase-associated SoxYZ-like carrier produces the protein MTGYPMRRPMRKPLAKALPMAFAGGFMMLLSMPALAAGDAAEDAERWDLLHDMYFKDRPVEEAGDRMRIDAPARAHDAALVPVRVEVDPSLHLKSLSLLVDKNPVPMAATFRYGPASAGSTIETRVRVNEYTNLRAVGETQDGRLLMTRVFVKAAGGCSAPALKDPQEALARLGRIKVKLPETAGAAGSPADAQLLISHPNASGLQFDQVSRTYIPAHYIQSIAIRVGGQTVLEADTDISISEDPNLRFSFVPVAGGSLEVTAQDTKGATFSQTVPLTAGGAQGGG, from the coding sequence ATGACCGGATATCCGATGCGGAGGCCGATGCGGAAGCCGCTGGCGAAGGCGTTGCCGATGGCGTTCGCGGGGGGCTTCATGATGCTGCTGTCCATGCCGGCGCTCGCCGCCGGCGATGCGGCGGAGGATGCCGAACGCTGGGATCTGCTGCACGACATGTATTTCAAGGACCGTCCGGTCGAGGAGGCCGGAGACCGCATGCGGATCGACGCCCCGGCGCGCGCCCATGACGCGGCGCTGGTGCCGGTGCGGGTGGAGGTCGATCCCTCCCTTCACCTGAAATCATTGTCTCTGCTGGTCGACAAGAACCCGGTGCCGATGGCGGCGACCTTCCGTTACGGCCCGGCCAGCGCCGGCAGCACCATCGAGACCCGCGTGCGCGTCAATGAGTACACCAACCTCCGCGCCGTGGGCGAGACGCAGGATGGGCGGCTGCTGATGACGCGGGTCTTCGTCAAGGCGGCCGGCGGCTGTTCCGCGCCCGCCCTGAAGGATCCGCAGGAGGCGTTGGCCCGGCTCGGCCGCATCAAGGTCAAGCTGCCGGAGACGGCCGGGGCCGCCGGCAGCCCGGCCGACGCGCAGCTCCTGATCAGCCATCCCAACGCCAGCGGCCTGCAGTTCGATCAGGTCAGCCGTACCTACATCCCCGCCCACTACATCCAGTCCATCGCCATCCGCGTCGGCGGACAGACGGTGCTGGAGGCGGACACCGACATCTCCATCAGCGAGGATCCGAACCTGCGCTTCAGCTTCGTCCCCGTGGCGGGCGGCAGCCTTGAGGTGACCGCCCAGGACACCAAGGGCGCCACCTTCAGCCAGACGGTGCCGCTGACAGCCGGGGGCGCCCAGGGAGGTGGATAA
- a CDS encoding quinoprotein relay system zinc metallohydrolase 2 has product MGFRLILGAMLSVAIAAPAWAEPLAVTEIAPGIFVHQGAVAEPGPDNRGDTANIGFIVGGSGVAVIDTGGTPELGHRLRETIAARTDKPPVVVINTHMHPDHVFGNAAFGEVPVVGHANLRDALAARIEVYRRRLAEELGAEAAAGIAPVRVDRPVGEEVRIDLGDRVIVLTAHPTAHTNNDLTVFDRQTGTLFAGDLLFLDHLPAVDGSAVGWLRVLDALERVPAMRAVPGHGPSVADWPGALDPQRRYLTTLVEGVRRVLKAGGSIQDAVAHVAEDERARWLLFDVYNPRNVTATFAELEWE; this is encoded by the coding sequence ATGGGCTTCCGCCTGATCCTCGGCGCGATGCTGTCCGTCGCCATCGCCGCACCGGCATGGGCGGAACCGCTCGCCGTGACGGAGATCGCGCCCGGCATCTTCGTCCACCAGGGTGCCGTCGCCGAGCCGGGGCCGGACAACCGGGGCGACACCGCCAACATCGGTTTCATCGTGGGCGGCAGCGGCGTGGCGGTGATCGACACCGGCGGCACGCCGGAACTGGGCCACCGCCTGCGCGAGACCATCGCCGCCCGGACCGACAAGCCGCCGGTCGTCGTCATCAACACCCACATGCACCCCGACCATGTGTTCGGCAACGCCGCCTTCGGTGAGGTTCCGGTGGTCGGCCACGCCAATTTGCGCGACGCGCTGGCTGCCCGCATCGAGGTCTACCGGCGCCGGCTGGCCGAGGAACTGGGCGCGGAGGCGGCGGCCGGGATCGCGCCGGTGCGGGTGGACCGCCCGGTGGGGGAGGAGGTGCGGATCGACCTCGGCGACCGTGTCATCGTGCTGACCGCCCATCCGACGGCGCACACCAACAACGACCTGACCGTCTTCGACCGGCAGACCGGGACGCTGTTCGCCGGCGACCTGCTGTTTCTCGACCATCTGCCGGCGGTGGACGGCAGCGCGGTGGGCTGGCTGCGGGTGCTCGATGCGCTGGAGCGTGTTCCGGCGATGCGTGCCGTCCCCGGCCACGGCCCCTCCGTCGCCGATTGGCCGGGCGCGCTGGATCCTCAGCGACGTTACCTGACCACGCTGGTGGAGGGGGTGCGGCGGGTGCTGAAGGCCGGCGGCAGCATTCAGGACGCCGTCGCGCATGTGGCGGAGGATGAACGGGCGCGCTGGCTGTTGTTCGATGTGTACAATCCGCGCAACGTGACGGCGACCTTCGCCGAGTTGGAATGGGAATAG
- a CDS encoding hydantoinase/oxoprolinase family protein has translation MTFTLGLDVGGAHLKAAWLADGELIDVVQVPCPLWQGLDRLEGALAEVAGLHRPLSEAAVTMTGELVDLFADRADGVGRILDVLAAGLPGVTLEVFAGPAGFLSAAEARHRVGEVASANWHATAALAVLALPEGILIDIGSTTTDIVPFAAGSVLNAGYTDAERMETGELLYTGVVRTPIMAVAPQAPVNGVWRGVMAEYFATMADAHRLAGTLPEGADLHPTADGRDKGLEASARRLARMVGADSGDPANGGDGTWRRLANHFIDRQIRRIEDGLAQVASRGVVPDDAPLVGAGVGRFLVERVAARSGRPYRFLMEAATVPECWRSIAADCAPAVAVALLNALDRAPDGTRRGRAAWASA, from the coding sequence ATGACGTTCACCCTCGGCCTTGACGTCGGCGGCGCTCATCTGAAGGCCGCATGGCTCGCCGACGGCGAGTTGATCGACGTGGTGCAGGTGCCCTGCCCGCTCTGGCAGGGGCTCGACCGGCTGGAGGGGGCGCTGGCGGAGGTCGCGGGCCTCCATCGGCCGCTGTCCGAGGCGGCGGTCACCATGACCGGGGAGCTGGTCGATCTGTTCGCCGACCGTGCCGATGGGGTCGGGCGGATCCTCGACGTGCTCGCCGCCGGATTGCCGGGGGTGACGCTGGAGGTGTTCGCCGGCCCGGCCGGCTTCCTTTCCGCCGCCGAGGCGCGGCATCGGGTGGGGGAGGTCGCCTCGGCCAACTGGCATGCCACGGCGGCGCTGGCCGTTCTGGCGCTGCCGGAGGGCATTCTCATTGATATCGGCAGCACCACCACCGACATCGTGCCCTTCGCCGCCGGCAGCGTCCTGAATGCGGGCTACACCGACGCGGAACGGATGGAGACGGGCGAACTGCTCTACACCGGCGTCGTCCGCACGCCCATCATGGCGGTCGCCCCGCAGGCCCCGGTCAACGGTGTATGGCGCGGCGTGATGGCTGAGTATTTCGCCACCATGGCCGATGCCCACCGGCTTGCCGGCACCCTGCCGGAGGGGGCCGACCTCCACCCGACCGCCGACGGCCGCGACAAGGGGCTGGAGGCCAGCGCCCGGCGCCTCGCCCGGATGGTCGGGGCCGATTCCGGCGATCCGGCGAATGGCGGCGACGGGACATGGCGCCGGCTCGCCAACCATTTCATCGACCGCCAGATTCGCAGGATCGAGGACGGGCTGGCCCAGGTCGCCTCCCGCGGCGTCGTGCCGGACGACGCGCCCCTGGTCGGGGCCGGCGTCGGCCGCTTCCTGGTGGAGCGGGTGGCCGCGCGCTCCGGCCGGCCCTACCGCTTCCTGATGGAGGCGGCCACTGTGCCGGAATGCTGGCGGTCCATCGCCGCGGACTGCGCCCCGGCGGTCGCCGTGGCCCTGCTGAACGCGCTCGATCGGGCGCCGGACGGAACCCGGCGGGGGAGGGCGGCATGGGCTTCCGCCTGA
- a CDS encoding triphosphoribosyl-dephospho-CoA synthase — MARGVAELFMAVCRAEVMALKPGNVHVHAAGHGMTVADFLLSADVAAPEIARPGAGVGERILRAARATRAAVNCNTNLGILLLTAPLARAAETPPARPLRDRLCTVLAELSVEDAEAAYEAIRLAAPGGLGRAAEHDVAGPATVDLRTAMAAARSRDRIAAQYADGYRDVFEVGVACAQALAGTDPVPVAEAVYLEFLTAFPDSHVLRKQGESAAAAVMAEARELRRQLAAEKSDAVRHDHLFAFDARLKWQGINPGTSADLTVASLFAHWLEEREQAAEG, encoded by the coding sequence ATGGCCCGTGGCGTAGCCGAGCTTTTCATGGCCGTCTGCCGGGCGGAGGTGATGGCGCTGAAGCCCGGCAACGTCCATGTGCATGCCGCCGGCCACGGCATGACGGTGGCCGATTTCCTGCTGTCGGCGGATGTCGCGGCGCCGGAGATCGCACGGCCCGGCGCAGGGGTGGGGGAGCGGATCCTGCGGGCCGCGCGGGCGACGCGGGCGGCGGTGAACTGCAACACCAATCTCGGCATCCTGCTGCTCACCGCCCCGCTTGCCCGCGCGGCCGAGACGCCGCCGGCCCGCCCCCTCCGCGACCGGCTGTGCACGGTGCTGGCGGAACTGAGCGTGGAGGACGCCGAGGCCGCCTATGAGGCGATCCGCCTTGCCGCGCCCGGCGGGCTGGGCCGCGCGGCGGAACATGACGTCGCCGGACCCGCGACGGTGGATCTGCGCACCGCCATGGCCGCGGCCAGGTCGCGCGACCGAATCGCCGCCCAATATGCCGACGGCTACCGCGACGTCTTCGAGGTCGGGGTAGCCTGTGCGCAAGCGCTTGCCGGCACGGATCCCGTGCCTGTCGCCGAAGCGGTCTATCTTGAATTCCTGACCGCCTTCCCCGACAGCCACGTCCTGCGCAAGCAGGGGGAGTCGGCGGCGGCGGCCGTGATGGCGGAAGCCCGGGAGCTGCGCCGGCAGCTGGCGGCGGAAAAGTCGGACGCCGTCCGGCACGACCATCTGTTTGCCTTCGATGCAAGGCTGAAATGGCAGGGCATCAACCCCGGCACCTCCGCCGACCTCACCGTGGCCAGCCTCTTCGCCCACTGGCTGGAGGAAAGGGAACAGGCAGCAGAAGGATGA
- the mch gene encoding methenyltetrahydromethanopterin cyclohydrolase — translation MQDRPSLSALAAPLAAALAADAARLRIGIDRLAGATVVDGGIARPGGLEAGRRIAELCMGGLGRVSLQADTQSDRWPFQVAVHSSAPVLACLGSQYAGWSLSHKDEAGSFFALGSGPGRAMARKETLFDELGYADSGDHAVLVLESGTVPPAPLVERIAADCGVAPERLTLVLTPTASLAGTVQIVARVLEVALHKVHALGFPLHDVVDGIGVAPLPPPGKGFVEAMGRTNDAILFGGTVQLFVTGPDDAAADLAQRLPSTESRDYGRPFAEVFAAVNKDFYAIDPLLFAPARAVVTALDSGRSFHGGRLAPDMLDRSFGG, via the coding sequence ATGCAGGATCGCCCCAGCCTGTCGGCCCTTGCCGCCCCGCTCGCCGCCGCCCTGGCCGCCGATGCGGCGCGATTGCGGATCGGCATCGACCGGCTTGCCGGCGCGACCGTCGTCGATGGCGGGATCGCCCGGCCCGGCGGGCTGGAGGCCGGCCGCCGCATCGCCGAACTGTGCATGGGCGGCCTCGGCCGGGTGAGTCTCCAGGCCGACACCCAATCCGACCGCTGGCCCTTCCAGGTGGCCGTTCACAGCAGCGCCCCGGTGCTCGCCTGTCTGGGTAGCCAATATGCCGGGTGGAGCCTGTCGCACAAGGATGAGGCCGGATCCTTCTTCGCGCTGGGCTCCGGTCCCGGACGCGCCATGGCCCGCAAGGAGACGCTGTTCGACGAGTTGGGCTATGCCGACAGCGGCGACCACGCCGTTCTGGTTCTGGAAAGCGGCACCGTACCGCCGGCTCCGCTGGTGGAGCGGATCGCCGCCGATTGCGGGGTGGCGCCGGAGCGGCTGACCCTGGTGCTGACGCCGACGGCGAGCCTCGCCGGAACCGTCCAGATCGTCGCCCGCGTGCTGGAGGTCGCCCTGCACAAGGTGCATGCGCTGGGCTTTCCGCTGCACGACGTCGTCGACGGCATCGGCGTGGCGCCGCTGCCGCCGCCGGGCAAGGGCTTCGTCGAGGCGATGGGGCGAACCAACGACGCCATCCTGTTCGGCGGCACCGTCCAGCTGTTCGTCACCGGCCCAGACGATGCAGCCGCCGATCTCGCCCAACGGCTGCCGAGCACGGAATCGCGCGACTATGGGCGGCCCTTCGCCGAGGTGTTCGCGGCGGTCAACAAGGACTTCTACGCCATCGACCCGCTGCTGTTCGCCCCGGCCCGCGCGGTGGTGACGGCACTGGACTCCGGCCGCAGCTTCCATGGCGGACGGCTTGCGCCTGACATGCTCGACCGGTCCTTCGGGGGATGA
- a CDS encoding NAD(P)-dependent methylenetetrahydromethanopterin dehydrogenase: MSAPYVLHMITPLANVSPFDVNMAVDAGIDTVVPYTGIETAQIEALTQDAMFSRDPRNAARTGLFIGGRDAAMALDMLDKARKAMFPPFRISVFADPSGAFTTAAAMVAVVERALRRAGQEGLAGLDVQVYGATGVVGGIAGLIAAQAGGNVTLVSHRGVSAVQGKAEEFGRRYGVTLSCADTAGGGKAALLERAEVVLACGKAGITVLTAGDLRGAKRLRVAADINAVPPAGVEGIGVQDDGVALPDTSGPNGSGAVGIGALAIGNVKFKVQHHLLDRMQTGGTAVAFDFQDAMDAARTIAGKAS; encoded by the coding sequence ATGAGCGCCCCTTACGTGCTGCACATGATCACGCCGCTGGCGAATGTCAGCCCGTTCGACGTCAACATGGCGGTGGATGCCGGCATCGACACGGTGGTCCCCTATACCGGCATCGAGACCGCGCAGATCGAAGCCCTGACCCAGGACGCCATGTTCTCCCGCGACCCGCGGAATGCCGCGCGCACCGGCCTGTTCATTGGAGGACGCGATGCGGCGATGGCGCTGGACATGCTCGACAAGGCCCGCAAGGCGATGTTCCCGCCCTTCCGGATCTCGGTCTTCGCCGATCCCTCGGGCGCCTTCACCACCGCCGCCGCCATGGTCGCGGTGGTGGAGCGCGCCCTGCGGCGGGCCGGGCAGGAGGGACTGGCCGGGCTGGACGTCCAGGTCTATGGCGCGACAGGCGTGGTCGGCGGCATCGCCGGGCTGATCGCGGCCCAGGCCGGCGGCAACGTCACCCTGGTCAGCCACCGCGGCGTGTCGGCGGTGCAGGGCAAGGCGGAGGAGTTCGGGCGCCGTTATGGCGTCACGCTGTCCTGCGCCGACACGGCGGGCGGCGGCAAGGCGGCTCTGCTGGAACGGGCGGAGGTCGTGCTCGCCTGCGGCAAGGCCGGGATCACGGTGCTGACCGCCGGGGATCTGCGTGGGGCCAAGCGCCTGCGCGTCGCGGCCGACATCAACGCCGTGCCGCCGGCCGGGGTGGAGGGCATCGGCGTGCAGGACGACGGAGTCGCCTTGCCTGATACATCGGGGCCCAATGGATCGGGCGCCGTCGGCATCGGCGCGCTCGCCATCGGCAACGTCAAGTTCAAGGTCCAGCACCATCTGCTGGACCGGATGCAGACCGGCGGCACCGCCGTCGCCTTCGATTTCCAGGACGCCATGGACGCGGCGCGGACCATCGCCGGAAAGGCTTCGTGA
- a CDS encoding beta-ribofuranosylaminobenzene 5'-phosphate synthase family protein: MSHQRNRIGELRVHAPARLHAGFVDLNGGLGRRFGSLGIAIDRPAVTLRLRPADRLSVSGPSAERVRRSIERLGREAGLSDKVAVTVEEEIPAHVGLGSGTQTDLAVAAALVCLEGRGTAARDLARALERGARSGIGLAAFEQGGVLLDGGRGGLDAAPPLIARAEFPEDWRILLLLHRGGHGLHGAPEAEAFRRLPPFPPDAAAHLCRLMLMVALPALAERDVEAFGRAIGELQRTVGDHFAPAQGGRFTSPLAAEALSWLEAQGIAGVGQSSWGPTCFAIIGDAASAERLAGEMRERWAGSPLEVMVCRGRNVGATVESMSAGSGFMTAVRRAAGE; encoded by the coding sequence ATGAGCCACCAGCGCAATCGGATAGGGGAGCTGCGGGTCCATGCGCCCGCCCGCCTGCATGCCGGCTTCGTCGACCTCAACGGCGGGCTCGGGCGCCGCTTCGGCAGCCTCGGCATCGCCATCGACCGGCCGGCCGTCACCCTGCGCCTGCGTCCGGCCGACCGGCTGAGCGTCTCCGGCCCCTCCGCCGAGCGCGTCCGGCGCAGCATAGAACGGCTGGGCCGGGAGGCCGGGCTTTCCGACAAGGTCGCCGTAACGGTGGAGGAGGAGATCCCGGCGCATGTCGGGCTCGGCTCCGGCACCCAGACCGACCTTGCCGTCGCGGCGGCTCTGGTATGCCTGGAGGGGCGCGGCACCGCCGCCCGCGATCTGGCCCGCGCGCTGGAACGCGGCGCGCGGTCCGGCATCGGGCTGGCGGCCTTCGAACAGGGCGGGGTGCTGCTGGACGGCGGACGGGGCGGGCTTGATGCGGCGCCCCCGCTGATCGCGCGGGCCGAGTTTCCCGAGGACTGGCGCATCCTGCTTCTGCTCCACCGCGGCGGCCATGGGCTGCACGGCGCACCGGAAGCGGAAGCCTTCCGCCGCCTGCCGCCCTTTCCGCCGGATGCCGCGGCTCATCTCTGCCGGCTGATGCTGATGGTGGCGCTGCCGGCCCTGGCGGAGCGGGACGTCGAGGCGTTCGGCCGGGCCATCGGCGAGCTTCAGCGCACGGTCGGCGACCATTTCGCCCCGGCCCAGGGCGGACGCTTCACCAGCCCGCTGGCGGCGGAGGCGCTGTCCTGGCTGGAGGCGCAGGGGATCGCCGGGGTCGGCCAAAGCTCCTGGGGGCCGACCTGCTTCGCCATCATAGGCGATGCCGCCTCGGCGGAGCGGCTGGCGGGTGAGATGCGCGAGCGCTGGGCCGGGTCACCGCTGGAGGTCATGGTCTGCCGCGGCCGGAACGTCGGCGCGACGGTGGAGAGCATGAGCGCGGGGTCGGGCTTCATGACCGCGGTCCGGCGGGCGGCCGGCGAATAA
- a CDS encoding formylmethanofuran dehydrogenase encodes MTFHPEILCPFCGLGCGDIGIDLDDSGIAPRPSGCPQADRLFRRSLSVATDARLAGTPVPADRAVAEAARLLGSARAPLIAGLAADVEGVLAALTLAARIGATVDHERSDALFRNLAVLRRFGWSVTTLAELRNRCDLVLVVGRDPAAAFPRLWERWVAPAPAFVPGGGRSVVFLGGEPLPETVQCLAGQIETQGLDSDPQPDLATLVTRLRTALAGRATDDDRMAELAARLRAARYAVVVWAAGLFEGPQPDLTVEALVRLVRTVDGTTRCAGLPLSGADNLIGANQACTWRTGFPLRTGFQAGAPFHDPDRFDWRERLRNADVTLWISAFRPEAPEFVTGGSVIMLAPPETAVTPEPALFIPVGTPGIDHAGDVFRADSVVALHAGALIDRGLPSVADVIGRMLAALEQSAGTGAETREEAGC; translated from the coding sequence ATGACCTTCCACCCCGAAATCCTCTGTCCGTTCTGCGGCCTGGGATGCGGCGACATCGGGATCGATCTGGACGATTCCGGCATCGCCCCCCGGCCCAGCGGCTGCCCGCAGGCCGACCGGCTGTTCCGCCGTTCCCTGTCGGTGGCGACGGACGCGCGGCTGGCCGGCACCCCGGTCCCGGCGGACCGGGCCGTCGCCGAGGCGGCGCGGCTGCTCGGCAGCGCCCGCGCGCCGCTGATCGCCGGTCTGGCCGCCGATGTCGAGGGCGTGCTCGCCGCATTGACGCTCGCCGCACGGATCGGGGCGACGGTCGACCATGAGCGGTCCGACGCCCTGTTCCGCAACCTCGCGGTCCTGCGGCGCTTCGGCTGGTCGGTCACGACGCTGGCGGAGCTGCGCAACCGCTGCGACCTCGTCCTGGTCGTCGGGCGTGATCCGGCCGCAGCCTTCCCGCGCCTGTGGGAACGCTGGGTGGCGCCCGCACCGGCCTTCGTCCCCGGCGGCGGCAGGAGCGTCGTCTTCCTGGGCGGAGAGCCACTGCCTGAAACCGTGCAATGCCTTGCCGGCCAGATCGAGACGCAGGGCCTGGACAGCGACCCGCAGCCCGACCTCGCCACCCTGGTTACAAGACTGAGAACGGCCCTGGCTGGCCGAGCAACGGACGATGACCGGATGGCGGAGCTGGCGGCCCGGCTGCGGGCGGCACGCTATGCGGTGGTGGTGTGGGCGGCCGGGCTGTTCGAAGGGCCGCAGCCGGACCTGACCGTCGAGGCGCTGGTCAGGCTGGTCCGCACCGTGGACGGGACGACCCGCTGTGCCGGCCTGCCGCTGTCCGGCGCCGACAACCTGATCGGCGCCAACCAGGCCTGCACATGGCGCACCGGCTTTCCCCTGCGCACCGGCTTCCAGGCGGGCGCGCCCTTCCACGATCCCGACCGCTTCGACTGGCGGGAACGGCTGCGCAATGCAGACGTGACGCTGTGGATTTCCGCCTTCCGGCCGGAGGCGCCGGAGTTCGTCACCGGCGGCAGCGTCATCATGCTGGCGCCGCCGGAAACCGCCGTCACGCCCGAACCGGCGCTGTTCATCCCGGTGGGAACGCCGGGCATCGACCATGCCGGCGACGTGTTCCGCGCCGACAGCGTGGTGGCCCTGCATGCGGGCGCGCTGATCGACCGCGGTCTGCCCAGCGTCGCCGACGTGATCGGCCGGATGCTGGCGGCGCTGGAACAATCCGCCGGAACCGGGGCCGAGACCAGGGAGGAAGCCGGATGCTGA
- a CDS encoding formylmethanofuran dehydrogenase subunit A, producing MLTKLAGGRLFDPANGRQGEVADLWLRDDRIAADPGPGAAPDATYDLTGKLVMAGAIDIHSHIAGGKVNLARLLMGEEHEHHRFAGSACGCGGGSGLATPSTHTTGARYIEMGFTAAFEPAMLGSNARHAHMEMGDIPYIDTGGYLVLGSDDFLLDLIATNAGQAAVNDYVAWMLTATQSLAVKVVNPGGINAFKFNARSLDLDEPGPYYGVTPRSVLTVLARAVYELGLPHPLHVHGCNLGVPGNVATTLDTIQAAAGLPMHMTHIQFHSYGNEGDRKFSSGAAALAEAVNRTPTLSVDIGQVMFGQTVTASADTMAQRRTAPLAHPRKWLAMDIECDAGCGVVPFRYRDNSYVNALQWAIGLELFLLLDDPWRVFLTTDHPNGAPFTFYPELIRLLMDRDYRLAKLAEIHPDAPAHTTLGSIAREYTLAEIAVMTRAAPARILGLADRGHLAPGASADVTVYTDRPDRRAMFERPDLVFKGGRLVVRDGSLVAMAQGCTHVVRPGFDDLIERRIARHFDERLGLALKHFRIRDEEIRHGAGPLLHPCRRREVP from the coding sequence ATGCTGACGAAGCTTGCCGGCGGGCGGCTGTTCGACCCGGCCAACGGCCGGCAGGGCGAGGTCGCCGACCTCTGGCTGCGCGATGACCGCATCGCCGCCGATCCGGGGCCGGGAGCCGCGCCCGACGCCACCTATGACCTGACCGGCAAGCTGGTGATGGCCGGCGCCATCGACATCCACAGCCACATCGCCGGCGGCAAGGTCAACCTCGCCCGCCTGCTGATGGGGGAGGAGCACGAACACCACCGCTTCGCCGGAAGCGCCTGCGGCTGCGGCGGGGGCAGCGGCCTCGCCACCCCCTCCACCCACACCACCGGCGCCCGCTATATCGAGATGGGATTCACCGCCGCCTTCGAGCCGGCGATGCTGGGATCCAACGCCCGGCACGCGCATATGGAGATGGGCGACATCCCCTATATCGACACCGGCGGCTATCTGGTGCTGGGCAGCGACGATTTCCTGCTGGACCTGATCGCCACCAATGCCGGGCAGGCCGCGGTCAACGACTATGTCGCCTGGATGCTGACGGCGACCCAGAGCCTCGCCGTCAAGGTGGTCAACCCCGGCGGCATCAACGCCTTCAAGTTCAACGCCCGCAGCCTCGATCTCGACGAGCCCGGACCCTATTACGGCGTCACCCCGCGCAGCGTCCTGACCGTGCTGGCCCGCGCGGTGTACGAGCTGGGGCTGCCCCATCCGCTGCATGTCCATGGCTGCAACCTGGGCGTTCCCGGCAACGTCGCGACGACGCTGGACACCATCCAGGCGGCGGCGGGGCTGCCGATGCACATGACGCATATCCAGTTCCACAGCTACGGCAATGAGGGCGACCGCAAATTCTCCTCCGGCGCGGCGGCGCTGGCCGAGGCGGTGAACCGGACGCCGACCCTGTCGGTGGACATCGGGCAGGTGATGTTCGGGCAGACGGTGACCGCGTCCGCCGACACCATGGCGCAGCGCCGCACCGCGCCGCTGGCCCACCCGCGCAAATGGCTGGCGATGGACATCGAATGCGACGCCGGCTGCGGCGTGGTGCCGTTCCGCTATCGCGACAACTCCTATGTCAACGCGCTGCAATGGGCGATCGGGCTGGAGCTGTTCCTCCTGCTGGACGATCCCTGGCGGGTGTTCCTGACCACCGACCACCCCAACGGCGCGCCCTTCACCTTCTATCCCGAGCTGATCCGGCTGCTGATGGACCGCGATTACCGGCTGGCGAAGCTGGCGGAAATCCATCCCGACGCGCCGGCCCACACCACGCTGGGCTCCATCGCCCGCGAATACACGCTTGCCGAGATCGCGGTCATGACCCGCGCGGCGCCGGCCCGCATCCTGGGCCTCGCCGACCGCGGCCATCTGGCGCCGGGGGCCTCGGCCGACGTCACCGTCTACACCGACCGGCCCGACCGCCGCGCCATGTTCGAGCGGCCGGATCTGGTCTTCAAGGGCGGCCGGCTGGTGGTGCGCGACGGGTCGCTGGTGGCGATGGCGCAGGGCTGCACCCATGTCGTCCGTCCCGGCTTCGACGACCTGATCGAGCGCCGCATCGCCCGCCATTTCGACGAGCGCCTCGGCTTGGCGCTCAAGCATTTCCGCATCCGCGACGAGGAGATCCGCCACGGCGCCGGCCCCCTCCTCCACCCCTGCCGTCGGCGGGAGGTGCCGTGA